A genome region from Erigeron canadensis isolate Cc75 chromosome 3, C_canadensis_v1, whole genome shotgun sequence includes the following:
- the LOC122593201 gene encoding probable BOI-related E3 ubiquitin-protein ligase 3: protein MAVDSPHLNLCSPQILSNCRDMNEEGNNNVYGNGMKFGMMENEMVNNPMYVSSMMMRMMDVIPPSADSGLTCSFPVSRKRSHDTSSVLSFQNGQVVNYNDQINNVQNETFAFLGHDVSMQMYQQQVEVDRFIANHMEKVRLQIEATRRRNSMRLIVAFEEGIKKKLRSKEEEIAKIGKLNYALEEKVKSLNIESQIWQQMAQTNEATANVLRRNLEQTLTQIQHQQQLQQFRYNEDVESCCGSNYEELQNTHDQQSKQILVVNNDDDDQEDINYTKKKDNNDNNNGNSNRWCRNCGKRELSVLLLPCRHLCICTLCESSINFCPICKSTKNASLHVNMS, encoded by the exons ATGGCAGTTGATTCCCCACATTTGAATTTGTGCTCTCCACAAATTTTGTCTAACTGCAG AGATATGAATGAAGAAGGAAACAATAATGTGTACGGAAATGGTATGAAGTTTGGAATGATGGAGAATGAAATGGTTAACAATCCAATGTATGTTTCTTctatgatgatgaggatgatggaTGTGATTCCGCCATCCGCAGATAGCGGACTCACGTGTAGTTTTCCTGTTTCTAGGAAACGTTCACATGATACCTCGTCCGTTTTGTCATTTCAAAACGGACAGGTTGTGAATTATAATGATCAGATAAATAATGTCCAAAACGAAACGTTTGCGTTTCTTGGTCATGATGTTTCCATGCAGATGTATCAACAACAAGTCGAGGTTGATCGGTTCATTGCAAAtcat ATGGAAAAGGTGAGATTGCAAATTGAAGCGACACGAAGGAGGAATTCGATGAGATTAATAGTAGCATTCGAAGAAGGAATCAAGAAGAAACTAAGATCAAAAGAGGAAGAAATCGCGAAAATTGGGAAATTGAATTATGCATTAGAAGAAAAAGTAAAGTCTCTAAACATAGAGAGCCAAATATGGCAACAAATGGCACAAACAAATGAAGCAACAGCCAATGTTTTAAGACGAAACCTTGAACAAACATTAACACAAATccaacatcaacaacaactcCAACAGTTTCGATACAACGAGGACGTTGAGTCGTGCTGCGGAAGTAATTACGAAGAATTACAAAACACCCATGATCAACAAAGTAAGCAGATATTAGTGgtaaataatgatgatgatgatcaagaaGATATTAACTACACAAAGAAAAAggacaataatgataataataatggcaACAGCAACAGATGGTGCAGAAATTGTGGGAAAAGGGAGTTAAGTGTATTACTGCTGCCTTGCAGGCATTTGTGTATctgtactttatgtgaatcctCCATCAACTTCTGTCCAATCTGTAAATCTACCAAAAATGccagtcttcatgttaatatgAGTTAA